The stretch of DNA TCGTCAGATGATCACCCGCCAACACACCGCCAGCAACATTATGCAAATGTACAAAACTTGTACCATCGGCCAGCCCAAAATCGCGCACCACCTGCAAGGGTGGGCGATGTTCGCGCACTGTCAAACGGGTACGCTGCTGTTTGAGCGTAAAATCGAGTGCCAAATGGCCATGCATGCGCTCAAGGCTGGTCGGTGTTTGCATCAACTAATAAAGAGGCGTGTACCCAGCAAGGGGTGACGCATACTCGCTCCATCCAAGCCAATACTGCAAGGAGCGAGATCAGCCAACGTCAATTGTGGTGTTTGCTCAACAACAGTTTGAATTGTGGGATGCAACTGCCACAATAATTGTTGGGCTTGCACCTGGCCGAGTGGCAAAATTTTCTGGCATGCCAAAATCAAGCTTAACGTCATTTGTTGCAATAAGGCCGCCAGCATGGCCTCGGCTTCAATCGCCATACAACCAGCAACCAAGCCAAAAACACAGCTATGATGAGTTTCGATCTGGTGAGATTTGGTCAAAGTGCTAGCTTGTTGCCAGCGTGGCAACGGTTCCAGTTGCAAGGCCAAGCCAAGCAAGCGCCGACCAAGCACTGCACTGGCGTGGCGGCTTTCACGGGCTGGCTTGAAGGCCGCAGCATGATCGTTCAAATCGAGCCAAGCCTGCTCAAATTCCGCCACATGCGCCAATTGCCAAGCCTGATAGGCTAAGTAGGCTTCGAGCTGGCCGCTCTCGTGAATGAAGGCTCGCATAAACTGGCCCAGCCCAGCCACGCCCAATTGACCCTCGGCCACCAACGATTCAACTCCATACGAATGGGCGGTTGAGCCGATCGGCAAAGCGCTATCGGCAAGTTGCAATAATTTCAATTGGGCAAAAGCAGTCGTTAACATCACCCCGCCAGTATAGCCGAGCCAAAAATCGCCAAGGCTGTGCAAACTGCCCAAACCTCAATCAAGCAGTTTGCACAAGATTAAGCCCACGTCGCAGCCACCAAAGCTGGTAATAGCTGCGCCGCAGTGCCACGTAAACGATGGCGAGCATGGCGACTCAACGGCGTATCCTCAAGATTGAGATCGATCAAACGGGCACGATAGGCACGGGCAGTCATCGGAAAGGTCGCGGCAGGCGCAACTAAACCTGATGTGCCGATCGCCAGAAACACATCACAGTTTTGGCTGGCTAATTCAGCCGCCTGAATCTTGACTAGATCTAAACGTTCGCCAAACCAGACCACGTCGGGGCGCATTGGTGCGCCACAAACTGCACAAAGTGGCAAACTTGGGCTATCAGGCCAAGCCAAACTGCCATGCTTAGCCGCACTACAGCTCACCGTGTTGATCGTGCCATGCAACTCGACCACCTTGGTTGAGCCAGCCCGCTGATGCAGGCCATCAATATTTTGGGTGATAATCGTAACAGTTGGGATATGCTGCTCAAGTTGGGCTAACGCAATATGGCCTGCATTCGGCTGAACATCAAGCATCTGCTGGCGATGCGCCTGATACCAACCCCAAACTGCTTCAGGTTGCTGCAAATAGCCAGCTAAAGTCGCCACTTGCTCAAGATCAATCGTATTCCACAGCCCAACCAAACTATCACGAAAGGTCGGAATCCCGCTCTCAGCCGAGATTCCTGCTCCAGTCAAAATTGTTAGCGAACGGGCGGCACGTAAGGTCGCAATCAACCCTGGATCGAATGGCTCAAGCATAAATTCCCTCGTTAGGCCGATCAAGCATCAATAGGGCTAGTATACGATGCTGTTTCAAGCTGAACTAATTGGGAGCTAACCACAGATGCAGATCAATCAAGTCTTAGAAATCTTTATGTATGGCGAAATTGGCATTCCCAGCACCGAAAATCGCTCACAACGCCATGTGATCGATGGTTTAAGCATTTTACATGTCGATGATGTTTGGAATCAGGAGCCGCATGTTGCTGATGAGGTAATTGTGCAAAACCATTCACCCGCCGCCGTTTTAGCAATACTTACCAGCTACCAACCAACCGCCGATCATCGAATTACCCTCGTTGATCGGCCAGCCAGCGATCATGCTGCCTACCACGCTGCTGGCTATCGCCATAGCTCAAACGAAGTGCTGCTCGTCCGCAGACTCAGCGATCTGCCACCGCCTGACCAACGCTATTCGGTTGGGCAAGCCAAAACAATCGCTGAAATGCAATGGTTGAACAGCAACGACCCAGCCAATCGGGCATGGATTAGCGAAACCCGCCTGCATGAATCAGGCCTGAGGCACAGCTTTATCAGGCTTGATCAGCGGGTGGTGGCACGGGTGCGAGCCTGCCGAATTGATGCTGAACATAGCTATGTGATGAATTTATACACGGCCAGCGAGTATCGACGACGCGGCATCGCACGAGCATTGATGATTCATGTATTGCACGAAGCCGCAGCCCATGGCGAACAATGGAGCGTCTTGGTGGCTTCTGAGGCAGGCCTGCCGCTTTATCAAAGCTTGGGCTACCAGCAACGGGCAAGTCTGGTGGTATTTGAAAGAGTAGCTGAGTCAAATAGTTAAAGGGTCGGTTTTAAGAGATTTGGTTGCATGCCCTCATCCACCAGCCCTCTCCCGCCTAGCGAGCGAGGAGGAACCAGTCCATCGACCATTGGATCTCCCCTCGCCCGCCGCGGTGGGCGAGGGGTTGGGGGTGAGGGAGCTTAACAACCAACCCTTGTAGGGAGAGCAACTTGGGTAAGGAAACAAAACCCAATGCTTGCAGCGTGGGCTACAATAAAGATATTAACGATCTTTTTAGTGATGGTGTTGTGTATGAGTCGCTTGTTAATTACTGGAGCATCGGGCTATCTTGGTCAACGGGTTTCCTATTTTGCTCAGCAGACAATAATCTGGGATAAAGTTTATAGCCAAACTTGGCGCAACCTGCCTACCGCTGGCGAGCATGTAGCCTGTGATTTGGCCGATCAAGCTCGGCTTGAGGTGCTGCTGACACAAATTCAGCCAACTGCAATTATTCATACGGCGGCGGTCACGCCAGCGATGGGGCCAGCCATGACCGACCAAGCCTTGTGGGCAGTTAATGTTCAAGCCAGCGCCACCCTAGCCCGCTGGGCAGCCCAGCATCAAGCTCGATTCGTGCATGTTTCATCGGATGCAGTGTGGGGTGGGCGCGAGGCCGCCTATACCGAAAGCGACGTGCCAGCACCAATCCACCCTTATGGAGCCTCGAAGGCAGCAGGCGAGGCAGTTGTCGCAGCGCTCGATCCACAGGCTGCGATCGCGCGAACATCATTGTTGTACGGCCAAAACCCGCTTGACCCCAACACAACCATGGCCTTGGCAATGCTGCGCGGCGAACGTCATGGCGTACTCTTTACCGACGAACTGCGCTGCCCAGTCTTTGTTGAAGATGTGGCCCAAGCCTTGATTGAGCTTGCACAAAAACCAAGCCTTTATGGTATATTTCACCTTGTAGGCCCACAAATTCTCAGTCGATTTGAGCTTGGCCAAGCCCTGCTCGAGTGGAATGGTATTGATTCCACAGGCTTGCCTGCTGGCATTACCGCTGCCAGTGGCTTACGTCGCCCATCGCGGGTTGTTGCCGATAATCGCACAACTCAATCTCAACTCAGCACCATTCTTCGAAGCATTGATGATGTCACAAGGAGGTGACGCATGGAGCGCACACCTGAAACGATTGTTCAATTAGTCGCCGATTTGCAGCACGATGATGAATTTGTGCGCTCACAAGCGGCCTTCACGCTTGGTTTGTTCGGTGAGCCTGCCGTCCCATTTTTGATTCCTCTGTTGCGCTCTCCTCAGCGCGAAATTCGGCTACGAGCCGCTTGGACGCTTGGCGTAATTGGGGCCGCTGCTGTGCCCGCCTTGCTCGATCTGATGGAACAAAAAAATCGTCAATTGCGGATCGAGGCCATTCGGATTCTTGGGGTGATTGGTCAAGCACGAGTTTTTAATCATTTATTGGTTGCATTAACCGATTTTGATCCCGAAATTGCCGCCCGCGCCGCCCGTTCGTTGGGCAAAATTGGCGACCCTCGGGCATTTCATGCCTTGGTATTGGCCTTGCGTCACCCCGATAGCGATGTGCGTTATGAGGCTGCGGTGGCTTTAGCGGCGCTGCATGTGCCCGATGCAATTACCCATTTGCAAGAAGCTTTAGTCCACGAAGATCCACGGATCGAAACCACTTGGGGTATGCAAGTACGTGAAGGGATGGTTCGCGCCTTGGAAGAAGCTGAAAAACCGCATGATCATAGTTTGATCGAGGCCTTAATGCGGCTAGGCGATATGTTGAAGGCCAATGAACACGACGATGGAGAAACTCCATGAACGCTTGCCCTTTTTGCGACCCCGAAACTCTTGAGATCGAAACTATGCTTGAAAATCGCTTTTGTCGCTTTTTACAACAACCCGATAAGGTGCTCTCGGGCGCTGGCGTGATTATTCCCAAACGCCATTGCGAAACCCGCCACGAAATGGATCTCGACGAATGGGATGCGATGCAAGATTTGCTCAATCAGGTCAAGGCCTTCATCACGACTAGCCACAAACCATTGGGCTATACAATCGGCTGGAATTGTGGTGAGGTCAGCGGAGTGGTGATTCATCATGTGCATATGCATGTGATCCCACGCTTAACCAACGAGCCAATCAAAGAACAGATTCAATTTAACCTCAAGCCAACCACTGCTGATCGTTTCGGCAATTAACAACCAACTCAGGAGGTTGTATGTCCCAACGTGCTTTTTTTCGGCTAGTGTTCCTATTGTTGTTGCTGGGATCGGTTTCAAGCCTTGCAGCCAATTATTTACCGCCAAGCAATACCTATATGCCAATTGTGATGGGCAATCACGAGATCACCGCCAATACCTATGTTCCTAGTTATTCCGCACTTTTTCAATTTGGGCTAAACCCTGGTTACTACGGCAACGGCTGGGATGATCAAAAAATCTATGCCATTGGGGCTGATGCTGGGGCACACAGCGCCCGCGCCTCACTGCCAGATAGTTTTATTGGCCAATGGGGCGCGGCCATTCGGGTTCCGGTCTTCGAATATATTTCGACCACGCTTAGTTTTCGTGAAAATACGGTTTTTTTAGGCGAGCCACGCGCGGCGTGGCGCGACACAGCTAGTTATTACAGCAACAACGGCACACCTGTGCAAAGCAAGCTCTGGCAAGGAATGTACGAGCCAATTTGGGATAATGGCGAGAATGGCACACCCGTCAATGATGCCAATAAATTTGCCGTCTATGTTTGGCAAATTGCCAGCACCTACGGCAAATATATGCGCTTCTATGAAATTATCAACGAGCCAGATTACACAAGCAGCGCCAGAGCTTATGCCAATCCCGGAGCCAGCGGTGGCAGTTGGTGGGATAGTGCGCCAACTCCGAATGAATTACCAAATCTGAATGCGCCAATTTACAATTACATTCGTTTATTGCGAATTGCCTATACCGTGATTAAAAAGACTGATCCTGATAGCTATGTTGCACCAGGCGGGATTGGCTATGCCTCATTTTTGGATGCACTCCTGCGTTATACCGATAATCCCGATGCAGGCAAAGTTAGTAGCCAATATCCATTAACTGGCGGAGCTTATTTTGATGCCCTGAGTTATCATATTTATCCGCAATATGGTGGCTCATATTGGGATAGTGGGATTGGTGGCTTTGTCTATGTACGACATAGCGACCGTATGATTCAAGTTTTTGTCAATCAGTATCAAATAATGAATCAAACACTGGTTAATCGTAACTACAATGGCACAAACTTTCCCCGCAAGCCGAGCATTATCACTGAAACTAATGTTTCACGCAAAGCCTTCAATAATTATGCAGGGGGCGAAGAAATTCAGCGTAATTACCTAATCAAGGCGATTGTCAAAGGCCAGCAACTTGGTATTTTACAAATTTATTGGTTTGCAACTGGTGAAGGTGCAGATTACGCAACCGCCCAAGATGAATATCAATTAATGGGCTTTTACGAAAATCTCAAGCGCGATGCACCTAATAACCAGATTATGACAAGTGAGGGGATTGCTAACCGCACAACCTACAATCAACTATATGGCTGGCGCTACGATGCAACTGCAACGACTGCGTTAAATTTGCCCAACACCATTGATGGCGCAGCTTTTCGCAAAAACAATCAATTACGTTATGTCTTATGGGCCAAAACCACGCTTGATCGGAATGAAACGGCCAGCGCCACCATTAATTTAACTGGAACCTACACCAAAGTGACTTGGAATGGCACAAGTAGCACAGTCAGCGGCAGCAACATCCAATTAACTGGCTCGCCGATTTTCTTAACCCAACAGTAAATTAAAAACCCCGCACCTTCAACCAAAAAAGAAGGTGCAGGATAGAAAAGCTTAGCCTATTTGCCGTTTTTGCGCACGA from Herpetosiphon gulosus encodes:
- a CDS encoding urease accessory UreF family protein; its protein translation is MHSLGDFWLGYTGGVMLTTAFAQLKLLQLADSALPIGSTAHSYGVESLVAEGQLGVAGLGQFMRAFIHESGQLEAYLAYQAWQLAHVAEFEQAWLDLNDHAAAFKPARESRHASAVLGRRLLGLALQLEPLPRWQQASTLTKSHQIETHHSCVFGLVAGCMAIEAEAMLAALLQQMTLSLILACQKILPLGQVQAQQLLWQLHPTIQTVVEQTPQLTLADLAPCSIGLDGASMRHPLLGTRLFIS
- a CDS encoding NAD-dependent deacylase → MLEPFDPGLIATLRAARSLTILTGAGISAESGIPTFRDSLVGLWNTIDLEQVATLAGYLQQPEAVWGWYQAHRQQMLDVQPNAGHIALAQLEQHIPTVTIITQNIDGLHQRAGSTKVVELHGTINTVSCSAAKHGSLAWPDSPSLPLCAVCGAPMRPDVVWFGERLDLVKIQAAELASQNCDVFLAIGTSGLVAPAATFPMTARAYRARLIDLNLEDTPLSRHARHRLRGTAAQLLPALVAATWA
- a CDS encoding GNAT family N-acetyltransferase translates to MQINQVLEIFMYGEIGIPSTENRSQRHVIDGLSILHVDDVWNQEPHVADEVIVQNHSPAAVLAILTSYQPTADHRITLVDRPASDHAAYHAAGYRHSSNEVLLVRRLSDLPPPDQRYSVGQAKTIAEMQWLNSNDPANRAWISETRLHESGLRHSFIRLDQRVVARVRACRIDAEHSYVMNLYTASEYRRRGIARALMIHVLHEAAAHGEQWSVLVASEAGLPLYQSLGYQQRASLVVFERVAESNS
- a CDS encoding SDR family oxidoreductase: MSRLLITGASGYLGQRVSYFAQQTIIWDKVYSQTWRNLPTAGEHVACDLADQARLEVLLTQIQPTAIIHTAAVTPAMGPAMTDQALWAVNVQASATLARWAAQHQARFVHVSSDAVWGGREAAYTESDVPAPIHPYGASKAAGEAVVAALDPQAAIARTSLLYGQNPLDPNTTMALAMLRGERHGVLFTDELRCPVFVEDVAQALIELAQKPSLYGIFHLVGPQILSRFELGQALLEWNGIDSTGLPAGITAASGLRRPSRVVADNRTTQSQLSTILRSIDDVTRR
- a CDS encoding HEAT repeat domain-containing protein translates to MERTPETIVQLVADLQHDDEFVRSQAAFTLGLFGEPAVPFLIPLLRSPQREIRLRAAWTLGVIGAAAVPALLDLMEQKNRQLRIEAIRILGVIGQARVFNHLLVALTDFDPEIAARAARSLGKIGDPRAFHALVLALRHPDSDVRYEAAVALAALHVPDAITHLQEALVHEDPRIETTWGMQVREGMVRALEEAEKPHDHSLIEALMRLGDMLKANEHDDGETP
- a CDS encoding HIT domain-containing protein, whose translation is MNACPFCDPETLEIETMLENRFCRFLQQPDKVLSGAGVIIPKRHCETRHEMDLDEWDAMQDLLNQVKAFITTSHKPLGYTIGWNCGEVSGVVIHHVHMHVIPRLTNEPIKEQIQFNLKPTTADRFGN